GCTGTGGGCCTCCTCGTAGGAGCTGTAGGAGTGACCCGAAGCGGTGATATAGAACCTGGCCTGAGATGCGGTGGAGTGCCTGACCAGAAGCCCCTCGAGCATCGTCTTTTTCTTGACGACTACGATCTTCTTTATTTCCATCTCGACCGTCTACTTCTTCAACAGCTGCGCCAGGAGATCCGGGGTTATGGTGAGGTTTCCGATCTTCTCGGCGTTCTCGCCTATAGCCAAAAGCGCCTGGGCCGTGATCTTATCGGCGCCGAGCTTATCGTAGACCTTTAGCTCCCTCTCCTTGGCCTGAGCCCTGTACTCCGCATTTTGGATTATGTTCTTCCCCTCCAGCTCCACCAGCTCCTTACGTTTAAGCTCCAGCTCGATCTTTGTCTTCATCTCGTTCTGCTGGATTACCCTCTCATTCTCCACCGCCTGCGCCCTTCTCGCGTATATCGCCTCGTCCGCCTTCTGAAGAAGCTGTTCCCTGTACTCCGCCTCGAGGGCCTTCGCTATCTCTGGGGTCGGCCTGATGGAGGCGAAGTAGAGGCTCCTGAGATCAATACCCATATCACTGAATATCTCCTCCCTACCCAGCCCTTCGATAATATCTTTGGCCAGCTTGTCCCCCATCAGTAGGAGCTTCGCCAGCGGGGTCTCCTGAACGATGTTTCTCGTCTTACCCTTGATAAGCTGCAGGATATGCTCCGGGAGCTTCATGGAATCCTCGGTCAGGTACTCCTTGGTCGTCGGATCTACGGAAAAATTGTACGTCTCGATGACCCTCTTGGGACTCGAGACCCTGAATATGAATCCCCCCTGGATGTCGACTTCCTGGTTGTCTTTGCTGAATTCCTTGAAGTAGAAGGGCTGGTCGATCGCCGCCACGGAGACCATCTCCACGGTCGTCCTGTAGGGCAGGTAGTACCCGGAGATCCCCTCGCCCTCCTTCTTGACCCTCCTTCCGATCCTTATCCTAACGAACTCGGTCGGCTCCGCCTTGAAATAGTGTATCCCAAACATTAGTCCTCCCTTATATTTGGCTTTGAGTCGGCGTTTAAGCCTTATTTGTGCATTTTCTTTCTTAACATCTACTTTTTTCGGAAAACCAACGATATTTTAACTTATATCCCGTCCATATGCAATTCCAAACTTCGGCTGTAATCCTCCTCCCAATCGCATGATTAACCTTGACACATTATCCAATACCTATCTATTATTATACGGAAATTGTAAGCTTTAATCAGACATGTCAAGGGGAGCCCATAATGTTGGCCTTTATCACTATGGTGATCCGTTTCGTAAGGACGATCTTTAGGGGCCTCAAGGACCCGGAGTTTCGCGGCCTTCTTTATCTCGTGATCTTCACGCTGATGAGCGGAACGGGCTTCTACCACAAGGCGGAGGGATGGAAATTCATCGACTCCCTCTACTTCAGCGTGGTTACGCTGACGACGATCGGGTACGGCGACCTGGCGCCCACGAAGCCGATATCGAAGATATTCACGATAATCTACATCTTCATCGGGATAGGCATTCTGATAATGTTCATCGACAAGGTCGCCCGAACAACGATCGCGGCGAAAGAGGAGAAGAGGGCCATAAGAGAGGCCAAGAAGAAAGAGAAGAAGGCTAAGAAAGAGGGGAAGGTGGATTAGGGGCCGACGGCTATTTCTTCGCCGTTCGCTCGAACCTGAAGTCGCAGACGGGAGCGCCCCCGGCGATGGTGCCCGTCCTCACGAACCTGGCGCCCAGCGGCTTAAGGTAATTGGGGAGCAGGACCTCGTCCGAGTAGCAGCTGACGAGGCACGCCTCCGGGACGCCCAGCCTCCTGTATATGTCGTACCAGACGCAGTAGGTGATGTTCATCTGGAAGTTGTCGCCCGTGTTCTCGACTATCTCGACGCGGTGGCACCCCTCCCTGTTGTCACCCTCGGCGACCGATGTCAGGTAGTCCCTAAACGCGTGGAATGGATTTTTAAATTCCAGGAAGTCGTCGGGCGCGGGCATGACGTATTCCAGCGTATCCCCGCCGATCCTTTCGCTCAACAGCCGAATAATCTCGTTTGCCTTATCGGCCCCGGCCGTCCTCTTTATCGCGGAGAAGACCGCCGCGAGCGTGATCTGCTCCCTTATGAACTGCTCGTCATCCAACCCCATCTCCTTAACGGGGGAGAGGTCGACCCTCTTCATCCGCCGCTTCTCCGCGAAGTAGATCACGATGAGCTTGGGTATTCTCATGAACCCGACCTCGTCGAAGATGATCTCCGTGCCGAGCCTCGCGACGCTCTTTTTCACCTCCGACGGCAGCGCGCTGAGCTGCCTGCTTAGACCCACGCCGTAGTTCTTGAGATTTTCCAATTTCATTTCAAGCGACCGCAGATAAACAAAAAGGACGTCAATTGGTCTTAGCGACTATCTTTTTATACACTAAACGAATGACGAGGACAACGATAAAATATGCGGTGTAGTGGAGAAAAAGAGCAAGGGTAAGGGCAGCTGCGGTCGAGAGCTCAGTGCCGAGGAGCTTCGACTCGATGAGCGCCACCGACATGGACGGCGCCATGAGCACGCGGTAGACTATGGCTAAGGCGCCGCCCGATTCGGCGGCGGCCCGGGCGAACACAAGCCCGAAGACGAAGACCAGCGTCCCGACGAGGAGCGGGTGGAGTGGGAGGGGGTTATTTGGATGGGGGTTGGGGGTGGGGGAGAGCCAAAGATTTTTACAAATGCTACCAAAAGACTATAAACATAGACTATTATATAAGTACTGTGGATTGCTGTCTGGTGTAGCGCCTTTTTATCTCTTGAATCTTTGTTTGATATAATCTTGAGTTTGACTGGCACTTAGTTCTGTTGTGGAAGGGCCAGTTCGGATATAAAAACGCTCAATACTTCCATCTTTTACAAATGTTGGCGATTTAGCATTGGAGCATTCAATTACCATGACCCGACAACTATCATAATCTTCAAAGCGTGCATGTATAAACTGCATCTTTGACGGTCCGATACGATCATTAATCAAATTAACAAGGTGAAGGCTCATCTTGTCTTCATTTTCAAAACCATCAGTATCAATGCCAAGAGGAGTTTGATCATCCGCAACACCGATTGTAAGAATACCACCATTTGAATTAAGAAATCCTGCAATTGTTTTCAGTGTTGCCAATTCAATTTTTGGGTCTCTGCTACCAGTATGAAGATTGACTCGTAAAGTAGATTTATATTCAACTTCACTGGATTCTCCATTTTTGATTATATCGCTTAAGGAAAGAGGTATATCTTTAGCTGCTCCAAGTTGTTCAACCTTCAGTGTTAGATAACCTTCCTGAATTACCTGCGCAATCAATTCACGTCGTTGTTCCAAGAACTCGCTATAATTCATCTGCTCCCAATTTCCTGGTAGCGCATGCCAATGGTACATACGTGATAGTTCTTCTTTCCCGAAACGCGATATCATCCCTGGTAGATACTTAGCCGGAGATTGATCCATAATCTTACTATTATCGCCCCACTCAACAAGTGCATAGTTAGCGATTTGATTTGTTTCTCGTAAATCTATAATACCGAGAGTCCCAAGATAGCCCTTTGGAAAAAGATGATGTCGCTCTACAACACTACGAATCCCTTGTAATACCGGATCCAACAGTTCCGAAACTTTCAATTTGGAAAACAGAACACGAGCGTCAAGTAACACGAGTGCAGCGTTATAGGCAAATAACGAAGGGCTGCGAGGCGATGATGTTGCTAAGTCATTAGGCAGGGTTATTTTCCAGTAGTCTTCTGTTAATGCCAGATCGCAGGCGTTTCCTAATATGTTCACAAAATTATCCGCATCTTTCACTTCGCGAAAGCGTGCTAAATCAAACTCCATAGCAGATTCCGACGAACCGGTGAAACGTCCTGTAATACTGGACATGAAAAACCATCGCGCGATGATTCTACGAAGGCGATATTCGTCAACACCGTACTCGGTTCGACCCATGAGATACAAGATGTAAGAAAAAAGAAGATTGTTCTTGGAACTGATCATACTGTCACTACGGAAACCTGCCAGCAAAATACAATTCATGAAGTCATGCCAGTATAGGAGGTTAATCACGCGTTCCTGAGCTTTTTTGAGTACTTCGAACTGCTCAACTCGTCGCTCATCGCTGAATTGTTCTGTTTCCAGATCTTTTCCGCGTAACATGGAATAAACATATCTGAGCCGCGCACGCTTGAATCCAATTCCTACACTAACCCGCAGCAGTTGATCGGGATCAGGTTGAATGAAATAATTGAATGGTGAAACATCCCTTCTTAATGGTTTGCGTGCCTCCCTGCAGAACTGTTCAAGTTGGGTTCTACCTTCATCCCAGAAAACCGACATAAGTGTCAGAATAAAGTCAGCCTGGTTGAGCGGTGTACCTTTACTGTTTATGCGTACAAAAACATCAGCTACATCCTCTTCGCTGATATTTGCCGAGAGCTCCAATGCAGTAAAAGGAAAACTCAAGAGTGACTGGAGTTTTGAGATTGCCTTCTTTATCTTCTTTTCTTCACTTCTGTTGACCTCGCGTAAATCTTTCAATTCAGAAAGATAGCGGTCAACAATCTCAAAAAGATCCGTATCCTTGTTCCACAATATGGAGATATCGGGGATGTATGACTTATCTCTGCGAATGGCTGCATCAGCTACTTCGAATTTTTCCAAAATCGGGTTAAATGCAATATGAATAAATTCAGTACTATAGTTTTCGCGGACAACCGGGATATTTTTCAAAACTGCATATAGGGACGTCAAACGTTGCTGGCCGTCAACGATCAGTAAACGAGGAAGTTTTTGCTTGGTATCTATGCCAATAACGCGGGCATCATCAGAAATTCCGTTTTGCCAAAACAGCAAATAGCCAACTGGATAGCCTTGGTACATAGAATCAAACAAATCTCGTACTTTGGCATTTTTCCATACAAAGGGGCGCTGAATGTCGGGTAGGCCTATCTCACCTAATTCTATATACTTAACCAAAGCATTCAGATCGTAGTTTACTTGTTTAAAAACTGTTTCGCTCATGATCTTCCTTTAAGGCTTATATAAATTACACACCCTGAAAAAAACCACTGAGACAAACGACTTTTATAGCAACTATAAATCCAATCCCAAACAAACCCAAATCCGAATCCCCAACCCCCATCTCAGATTACCCCCCCCCCACCCACCATGTCAATACAAAAAAAAAGTGGAATTATTACAAAGATAAAAGAGGCGCCCAACCGTGTATCGGGCGCCTCCGCATACATGAAATTTTTTATCTTAAACCTAATCGGTGAAGTGGTCGACCTCCATCTTCGTGGTTATCCCCTCCTCCTCCAAAAGGCGCACCGCCAGCCCCTCGATCTTCGGGAGCTCGTAGTGGAAGAAGAACTTCATCGTGATAAGCTTTCCCTCGTAGAACTTCACGTCCGTCCCGGCCGGCTTCGACGCGAGGACCTTGCTTGCCGCGATCCCCTGCTTCAGCCACTGCCACGCCACAGCGATTATCCCGAACATCTCGAGATAGAGGACGGCATCAGATAAGTACCTCTCTATCTCCCCTTTAAGGGCAAAGCCGACGAGGCTCGCTGTTACGTCCTTGAGCTTCGCCGCGGCGTTCTCCAGCCTCTCGGCGTAGGGCCTGAGGTCGGCGATGCCGTTTGCCTCCGCCATCGTCTTCTCTAACTCCTCCAGGTAATACTTGAAGGCCTTGCCGTCCTTCATCACCACCTTTCTGCCCAAAAGGTCCATCCCCTGGATGCCGGTCGTCCCCTCGTGGATCGGGTGTATCCTGGCGTCACGGTAGTACTGCTCCAGCGGGAACTCGTCGCAGTAGCCGTAGCCGCCGAAGCACTGGAGCCCCTGGCTGACCGAGTGGATCCCCATCTCGGAGGGGTAGGTCTTGGCGACCGGCGTCAGGATGTCCAGGAGGAACTTGTATCTCTCGACGTCCTCATTGATATTTCCGTCGTCCCCGTTTCTCGTCAGGTCCTCGTACATCGTGCTTTGGAGGATGAGGGAGAGGGAGCCGTCTATGACGGCGCGCTGGAACAGGAGCATCCTCTTTACGTCGGCGTGCTCGACGATCGGGATCTGGGGCTTCATCGGGTCTTTCTCCATGATGTCCCTCCCCTGGGGCCTCTCCTTGGTGTATTCGAGGGCGGCGTAGTAGGCCGCCGACGCGATGGCGACCGCCTGCACCCCCACCATGAGCCTCGCCTCGTTCATCATCTGGAACATGTGGAAGAGCCCCTTGTTCTCCTCGCCGACGAGGTAGCCGTGGCAGTTGTCGTCGTCCCCAAAGCTGAGCTGGAGGATGGGACACCCCTTGTAGCCCATCTTGTGGTACATCCCGGTCACGTTGATGTCGTTTCTGACGAGCGACCCGTCGCCCTCGATCCTGAGCTTAGGCACCAGAAACAGGGACAGACCTTTAAGCCCCGGCGGGGCGCCTTCGGTCCTGGCAAGGACCATGTTGACCACGTTCTCCACGCAGTCGTAGTCACTGCCGGAGATGAATATCTTCTGGCCGCGCAACTTATAATGACCATCTTCGGTAGGATAGGCGGTGCACGTGACGTCGCCGAGGGAGCTTCCCGCCTGCGGTTCGGTGAGCGCCATCGTCCCGCCCCATCTCCCCTCCAGCATCGGCGGGAGGTACTTCTCCTTCTGCATATCGGTCCCGAATGAGAGGATCAGGTGGGCGGCACCCATAATCATGCCCGCGTAGACGGCCGCCGAGAAGTTCGCCGCCGAAAAGATGAAGATGCAGGCAAAGCCGAGCGTCATCGGGAGCTGCTGCCCGCCGACATCGTACGAAAATATCGAGGAGAGCCATCCCCCCTCGCCGCACTCCTTGAGGAAATCCCTTATCATCGGGTGGACCTTGACCTCGCCTCCTTCCAGCCTCGGCGG
The window above is part of the Candidatus Zymogenus saltonus genome. Proteins encoded here:
- a CDS encoding two pore domain potassium channel family protein, producing the protein MLAFITMVIRFVRTIFRGLKDPEFRGLLYLVIFTLMSGTGFYHKAEGWKFIDSLYFSVVTLTTIGYGDLAPTKPISKIFTIIYIFIGIGILIMFIDKVARTTIAAKEEKRAIREAKKKEKKAKKEGKVD
- a CDS encoding DUF262 domain-containing protein, giving the protein MSETVFKQVNYDLNALVKYIELGEIGLPDIQRPFVWKNAKVRDLFDSMYQGYPVGYLLFWQNGISDDARVIGIDTKQKLPRLLIVDGQQRLTSLYAVLKNIPVVRENYSTEFIHIAFNPILEKFEVADAAIRRDKSYIPDISILWNKDTDLFEIVDRYLSELKDLREVNRSEEKKIKKAISKLQSLLSFPFTALELSANISEEDVADVFVRINSKGTPLNQADFILTLMSVFWDEGRTQLEQFCREARKPLRRDVSPFNYFIQPDPDQLLRVSVGIGFKRARLRYVYSMLRGKDLETEQFSDERRVEQFEVLKKAQERVINLLYWHDFMNCILLAGFRSDSMISSKNNLLFSYILYLMGRTEYGVDEYRLRRIIARWFFMSSITGRFTGSSESAMEFDLARFREVKDADNFVNILGNACDLALTEDYWKITLPNDLATSSPRSPSLFAYNAALVLLDARVLFSKLKVSELLDPVLQGIRSVVERHHLFPKGYLGTLGIIDLRETNQIANYALVEWGDNSKIMDQSPAKYLPGMISRFGKEELSRMYHWHALPGNWEQMNYSEFLEQRRELIAQVIQEGYLTLKVEQLGAAKDIPLSLSDIIKNGESSEVEYKSTLRVNLHTGSRDPKIELATLKTIAGFLNSNGGILTIGVADDQTPLGIDTDGFENEDKMSLHLVNLINDRIGPSKMQFIHARFEDYDSCRVMVIECSNAKSPTFVKDGSIERFYIRTGPSTTELSASQTQDYIKQRFKR
- a CDS encoding acyl-CoA dehydrogenase is translated as MAEKFYSERNLKFLLYEVFNIEDLTKTPYFQDHSKEMFDMALDTAAKIGRDMLFPYYLEMDREPPRLEGGEVKVHPMIRDFLKECGEGGWLSSIFSYDVGGQQLPMTLGFACIFIFSAANFSAAVYAGMIMGAAHLILSFGTDMQKEKYLPPMLEGRWGGTMALTEPQAGSSLGDVTCTAYPTEDGHYKLRGQKIFISGSDYDCVENVVNMVLARTEGAPPGLKGLSLFLVPKLRIEGDGSLVRNDINVTGMYHKMGYKGCPILQLSFGDDDNCHGYLVGEENKGLFHMFQMMNEARLMVGVQAVAIASAAYYAALEYTKERPQGRDIMEKDPMKPQIPIVEHADVKRMLLFQRAVIDGSLSLILQSTMYEDLTRNGDDGNINEDVERYKFLLDILTPVAKTYPSEMGIHSVSQGLQCFGGYGYCDEFPLEQYYRDARIHPIHEGTTGIQGMDLLGRKVVMKDGKAFKYYLEELEKTMAEANGIADLRPYAERLENAAAKLKDVTASLVGFALKGEIERYLSDAVLYLEMFGIIAVAWQWLKQGIAASKVLASKPAGTDVKFYEGKLITMKFFFHYELPKIEGLAVRLLEEEGITTKMEVDHFTD
- a CDS encoding L-2-amino-thiazoline-4-carboxylic acid hydrolase gives rise to the protein MKLENLKNYGVGLSRQLSALPSEVKKSVARLGTEIIFDEVGFMRIPKLIVIYFAEKRRMKRVDLSPVKEMGLDDEQFIREQITLAAVFSAIKRTAGADKANEIIRLLSERIGGDTLEYVMPAPDDFLEFKNPFHAFRDYLTSVAEGDNREGCHRVEIVENTGDNFQMNITYCVWYDIYRRLGVPEACLVSCYSDEVLLPNYLKPLGARFVRTGTIAGGAPVCDFRFERTAKK
- a CDS encoding SPFH domain-containing protein; translation: MFGIHYFKAEPTEFVRIRIGRRVKKEGEGISGYYLPYRTTVEMVSVAAIDQPFYFKEFSKDNQEVDIQGGFIFRVSSPKRVIETYNFSVDPTTKEYLTEDSMKLPEHILQLIKGKTRNIVQETPLAKLLLMGDKLAKDIIEGLGREEIFSDMGIDLRSLYFASIRPTPEIAKALEAEYREQLLQKADEAIYARRAQAVENERVIQQNEMKTKIELELKRKELVELEGKNIIQNAEYRAQAKERELKVYDKLGADKITAQALLAIGENAEKIGNLTITPDLLAQLLKK